One window from the genome of Bacteroidota bacterium encodes:
- a CDS encoding cytochrome c oxidase subunit 3 produces the protein MSDTTSAQGTVEHIHRDDEGSRLGMWLFLFTELLLFGGMFLVYAVYKFTHTEQFHIAAKELNTLFGALNTIILLTSSLTIVLAIVAISRGQKYLSLFFQLMTLAMAGGFLVNKYFEWSAKISHGIYPGSEKLLEKESGEILFFGLYYVMTGLHGLHVIIGMVLIGVMTWWTWKDKINQSQFVRLESAGLYWHLVDVIWIFLFPLFYLIS, from the coding sequence TTGAGCGATACAACTTCAGCACAGGGAACGGTAGAACACATTCATCGTGATGATGAGGGCTCCCGCCTTGGAATGTGGCTTTTCCTGTTTACCGAACTTCTTTTGTTCGGCGGAATGTTTCTTGTCTATGCCGTATACAAGTTTACCCATACGGAGCAGTTTCATATTGCAGCCAAAGAGTTAAATACCCTTTTTGGTGCTCTTAATACGATAATTCTGCTTACGAGCAGTCTTACCATTGTGCTTGCAATTGTAGCAATTTCCAGAGGGCAGAAATATTTATCACTCTTTTTCCAACTGATGACGCTTGCCATGGCGGGTGGATTTCTTGTCAATAAATACTTTGAATGGTCTGCAAAGATATCACATGGTATTTATCCGGGGAGTGAAAAACTTCTCGAAAAGGAGAGTGGTGAAATTCTGTTTTTTGGTTTGTATTATGTTATGACGGGACTTCATGGTCTTCATGTAATTATCGGAATGGTACTCATCGGTGTAATGACCTGGTGGACCTGGAAAGACAAAATAAATCAGAGTCAATTTGTTCGCCTCGAGTCTGCCGGTCTCTACTGGCATCTGGTGGATGTGATCTGGATTTTCCTTTTCCCATTATTTTATCTTATATCGTGA
- the ctaD gene encoding cytochrome c oxidase subunit I: MSSTTNDVNVSYLDYKGKHSGLLGWILSVDHKRIGILYLVTMLAFFAVGVTFGFLMRLELIAPGRTIMDPQTYNSFFTLHGIIMIFLFIIPGLPAVFGNFFLPIMLGAADVAFPRLNLMSWWLFLIGGILAVTSVFLPGGAPDTGWTFYIPYSVRTSTNVIPALMAAFVLGFSSILTGINFVVTVHRLRAKGMTFFRMPLFIWSLYSTAWIQVLATPIIGITLLLVVFERTLGVGIFDPALGGDPVLYQHLFWIYSHPAVYIMILPAMGVVSEIIPVFAQRTIFGYKFIAFSSVAIAFLGSLVWAHHMFTSGMSGVAMIAFSVLTFLVSIPSAIKVFNWVSTLYKGSIKTEPPLLFALGFIFLFSIGGFTGLIQGALSVNLHIHDTSFIVAHFHYVMFGGTGFGIFAAMHYWWPKMFGRMYNKVVAKAGFWTLFVGFNLLYFPMFVMGWLGMPRRYYDYLPEFQIYHMLSTVGSWVLITGLLIMFINLFNAIKKGKKVTEENVWGGETLEWHTPTPPFVFNFDKTPEVHGGPYEYKRNEISEPELEEEKV; the protein is encoded by the coding sequence ATGTCTTCAACAACAAACGATGTGAATGTAAGTTATCTGGATTATAAAGGTAAGCATTCCGGTTTATTGGGTTGGATACTTTCTGTGGATCACAAGAGGATCGGGATTTTATATCTCGTTACGATGCTGGCGTTCTTTGCTGTTGGTGTCACATTCGGCTTCCTGATGAGGCTCGAACTGATAGCACCGGGAAGAACCATTATGGATCCCCAGACCTACAACTCATTTTTTACGCTTCACGGTATCATAATGATCTTCCTGTTCATTATACCGGGACTGCCTGCTGTATTCGGTAACTTCTTTTTACCAATAATGCTGGGAGCAGCGGATGTGGCATTTCCGAGGCTTAATCTTATGTCATGGTGGTTGTTCCTCATTGGTGGAATTCTTGCCGTTACATCTGTATTTCTCCCCGGAGGAGCACCTGATACCGGTTGGACTTTTTACATCCCATATTCTGTAAGAACCTCGACGAATGTGATACCGGCTCTTATGGCTGCTTTTGTTTTGGGTTTTTCCTCGATTCTTACGGGTATAAACTTTGTAGTCACTGTTCACAGATTAAGAGCCAAGGGAATGACATTTTTCAGAATGCCTCTTTTTATCTGGTCGCTTTATTCCACTGCCTGGATTCAAGTTCTGGCAACTCCAATTATTGGTATAACACTTCTTTTGGTGGTTTTTGAGAGGACTCTTGGAGTTGGAATTTTCGATCCTGCTTTGGGTGGAGATCCGGTTCTCTATCAGCACCTGTTTTGGATTTATTCTCATCCGGCAGTGTACATCATGATTTTACCTGCAATGGGTGTGGTCTCGGAGATAATCCCTGTTTTCGCACAGAGGACGATTTTCGGCTATAAATTCATAGCATTTTCGAGTGTGGCGATCGCATTTCTCGGTTCGCTCGTTTGGGCACACCATATGTTTACTTCCGGAATGAGCGGAGTGGCAATGATTGCGTTCTCTGTTCTTACTTTCCTTGTCTCGATTCCATCGGCAATAAAGGTATTCAACTGGGTTTCAACCCTCTACAAGGGGTCCATAAAAACCGAACCGCCACTTCTGTTTGCTCTCGGTTTTATATTCCTTTTTTCGATTGGCGGTTTCACAGGACTGATTCAGGGAGCCCTTTCTGTAAACCTTCATATTCACGACACTTCATTCATTGTGGCACACTTCCATTATGTGATGTTTGGCGGTACCGGATTCGGAATTTTTGCAGCCATGCATTACTGGTGGCCCAAGATGTTTGGCAGAATGTACAACAAAGTTGTAGCAAAAGCCGGATTCTGGACATTATTTGTCGGTTTCAACCTTCTCTACTTCCCCATGTTTGTGATGGGATGGCTCGGAATGCCGAGGAGATATTATGATTATCTTCCTGAATTCCAGATTTATCACATGCTTTCGACAGTTGGATCTTGGGTACTGATAACAGGTCTTTTGATAATGTTTATCAACCTGTTCAACGCCATCAAAAAAGGGAAGAAAGTTACAGAAGAGAATGTATGGGGTGGTGAGACCCTCGAGTGGCATACTCCAACTCCACCATTCGTTTTTAATTTTGATAAAACTCCGGAAGTTCACGGAGGTCCATACGAATACAAAAGAAACGAGATTTCTGAACCTGAATTAGAGGAGGAAAAAGTTTGA
- a CDS encoding SCO family protein, translating to MISKIKRYFILVLFFAVQVSAFSGQGNETAGLDDSKLGTTLPLNMVFTNEKGEKVALSSLIDKPTILMFVYYKCPSLCSPMIADIASQVRRVDLAPGKEYQLISISIDHNETWKDAAEKKKGVLSSGAVGLPENSWYFLTGDSVSIKKLTELAGITFKRTGDQIIHPGVVMALAKDGKITRYIIGPKYLPFDIKMAVIEAMDGTTAPTVAKVLKFCFNYDGESQTYVLNVTRIFGIIIIFVAVVSIVVLVRKSKTKDIKEGA from the coding sequence GTGATAAGCAAAATCAAACGATATTTCATTTTAGTACTCTTTTTTGCGGTTCAGGTTTCTGCCTTCTCCGGGCAGGGAAACGAAACCGCCGGTCTCGACGACAGCAAGCTGGGCACAACACTTCCTCTCAACATGGTTTTTACCAATGAAAAAGGGGAGAAGGTTGCGCTAAGCAGTCTTATAGATAAACCGACTATTTTGATGTTTGTTTACTATAAGTGCCCGTCTCTCTGCTCACCGATGATTGCTGACATCGCGTCGCAGGTAAGAAGGGTCGATCTTGCACCGGGCAAAGAGTACCAGTTGATAAGCATTTCAATTGATCACAACGAGACCTGGAAGGATGCTGCCGAGAAGAAAAAAGGAGTTCTAAGTTCAGGTGCTGTTGGATTACCCGAAAATTCGTGGTATTTCCTTACAGGCGATTCGGTTTCAATTAAGAAGCTGACAGAACTTGCCGGAATAACCTTTAAAAGAACAGGCGATCAGATTATCCATCCCGGAGTTGTAATGGCTCTGGCAAAGGATGGAAAGATTACACGGTATATCATTGGACCGAAGTATCTTCCGTTCGATATCAAGATGGCAGTAATAGAAGCGATGGATGGCACAACTGCTCCGACAGTTGCGAAAGTATTGAAATTTTGCTTCAATTATGACGGTGAAAGTCAGACCTATGTACTGAATGTTACCAGGATTTTTGGGATAATAATCATTTTTGTGGCTGTTGTCTCAATTGTAGTTTTAGTAAGGAAATCAAAAACAAAAGATATTAAAGAAGGTGCATAA
- a CDS encoding cytochrome c, producing MSDQKKSIFDNPLAFLAASYPYMLIVLLGIGIYYVRNLGQVNENSLPARMFDSTTIVAELPVADAAILKAVDAEMIKKPSDELIAKGKEIYSTNCASCHGADGKGDGVAGAALNPKPRNFHQEKGWTNGNDIFNMWKTLQEGITANGMAAYDVLPADQRLGLIHYIRNNFMTNPPAVTDANIKQMEDKYQLTKGTFKPGTIPVKGAVAIITKDNSASIKKLDELIKTIDAKGKKDPGAALFLSVVHDKKLALSALSKNQEWKDGSDALLKFVKKNIEFNGFKYKLFSLSEDELDNLFSFLKSSL from the coding sequence ATGAGTGATCAGAAAAAATCGATTTTTGATAATCCACTTGCTTTTCTTGCGGCTTCATATCCGTATATGCTGATAGTGCTCCTCGGAATAGGAATCTACTATGTAAGGAATCTTGGTCAGGTAAACGAGAATTCTCTTCCTGCCCGTATGTTTGATTCCACAACCATAGTAGCTGAACTTCCGGTGGCAGATGCAGCGATCTTAAAGGCAGTCGATGCAGAAATGATAAAAAAACCGTCTGATGAATTGATTGCAAAAGGCAAGGAGATTTATTCAACGAATTGTGCCTCCTGTCATGGCGCTGATGGAAAAGGTGATGGAGTGGCGGGCGCTGCCTTGAATCCGAAACCGAGAAATTTCCACCAGGAAAAAGGATGGACGAACGGCAACGACATCTTCAACATGTGGAAGACACTTCAGGAAGGTATCACTGCAAATGGAATGGCTGCTTATGATGTGTTACCTGCAGACCAGAGACTCGGATTGATACATTATATCCGCAACAATTTCATGACAAATCCTCCGGCTGTTACCGATGCAAATATCAAACAGATGGAAGATAAATATCAGTTGACGAAAGGCACTTTCAAGCCGGGAACAATCCCTGTCAAAGGAGCCGTCGCCATTATTACGAAAGATAATTCGGCATCCATAAAAAAACTTGATGAGCTGATTAAAACAATCGATGCAAAAGGGAAAAAAGACCCGGGTGCAGCATTGTTCCTTAGTGTGGTGCATGACAAAAAGCTTGCTCTTTCGGCTTTGAGTAAAAATCAGGAATGGAAGGATGGCTCGGATGCTCTTTTGAAATTCGTGAAGAAAAACATAGAGTTCAACGGATTCAAATATAAACTGTTCTCTCTCAGTGAAGACGAACTCGATAATTTATTCAGTTTCTTAAAAAGTTCATTGTGA
- a CDS encoding quinol:cytochrome C oxidoreductase — protein MANNDLQYVKKVLPSKVLNIGMAILAVGLIVGAFGLLLDPVRAKFSYLLGFFFILTIGMGSLFLIALEYVVNADWSTPMRRVPEFFASTVPLFLLIAVPLFFFMHDLFHWSHTEAVESDKLLKGKEPYLNIQFFIIRVVVTFAIWSVYYFFVVRNSRKQDETKDQKLTKKNIVASAIFIPLFAITITFSAIDWMMSLEPHWFSTIYGVYVFSGTMLAGLAATTLAVILLKENGYMHPRLTNDSLASLGGLLFGFINFWAYIAFSQFMLIWYANLPEETFWFIRRWEGMWASISLTLIVVHFLVPYALLLPAPAKKDPKRLKFAAIWILIAHLIDLYWLIMPQYHGEKSGFIYVLSEFGFPIASVGILIIVFYFNFKKYNAVPVGDPKLDRGLNFRL, from the coding sequence ATGGCAAATAATGATTTGCAATATGTGAAAAAAGTTTTGCCCAGCAAAGTACTCAACATCGGCATGGCTATCCTTGCTGTTGGACTGATAGTTGGTGCTTTCGGGCTTTTGCTCGATCCTGTGAGAGCGAAATTCTCCTATCTGCTTGGTTTCTTTTTTATTCTTACAATAGGGATGGGATCGCTGTTCCTCATCGCTCTCGAGTATGTGGTTAACGCAGACTGGAGCACACCGATGAGAAGAGTGCCGGAATTTTTTGCGTCAACAGTACCATTGTTTTTACTAATTGCCGTACCGCTTTTCTTCTTTATGCATGACCTCTTTCACTGGTCACATACAGAAGCGGTAGAGAGTGATAAACTGTTGAAGGGAAAGGAACCCTACCTGAACATTCAGTTCTTCATAATCAGAGTGGTGGTTACTTTCGCAATATGGTCGGTTTACTACTTCTTTGTAGTGAGAAATTCCAGAAAACAGGACGAAACCAAAGACCAGAAACTTACAAAGAAAAATATTGTGGCATCAGCAATTTTTATTCCGCTGTTTGCCATTACAATTACATTTTCTGCAATTGACTGGATGATGAGTCTCGAACCGCACTGGTTTTCCACCATTTATGGTGTTTATGTCTTCTCCGGAACGATGCTGGCAGGCCTTGCCGCCACAACGCTGGCTGTAATCCTTTTGAAGGAGAACGGTTACATGCACCCGAGACTGACAAATGATTCGCTGGCGAGTCTTGGAGGACTGCTCTTCGGATTCATAAACTTCTGGGCTTACATTGCGTTTTCACAATTCATGCTCATCTGGTACGCCAACCTTCCTGAGGAGACCTTCTGGTTCATCCGCAGATGGGAAGGAATGTGGGCATCAATCAGTCTGACTCTGATAGTGGTTCATTTTCTCGTACCATACGCACTTCTTCTGCCCGCTCCCGCAAAGAAAGACCCGAAGAGATTGAAGTTTGCTGCTATCTGGATACTGATTGCTCACCTGATCGATCTTTACTGGTTGATTATGCCCCAGTATCACGGTGAGAAGAGTGGTTTCATATATGTATTAAGCGAGTTTGGTTTCCCGATTGCCTCAGTCGGAATTCTTATCATCGTTTTTTACTTCAATTTCAAAAAGTATAATGCAGTTCCTGTCGGAGATCCAAAGCTCGACAGAGGACTGAATTTCAGGCTGTAG
- a CDS encoding DUF3341 domain-containing protein produces the protein MERTTKLHGITALFDTPDQIIHAAEKVSHSGYKDFDVHTPYPVHGMDDAMKLKPSKLGYVTLVFGLSGAAFALLLMWWTMVVDYPMNIGGKPFFSLPAFIPVTFELTVLFATLATVIGMITFFFRFPDNKHPLHDTPYMQAVSRDKYGVFIGAADPKFNETEVRALFASLGSKTVDEVYEIEKTWQDAFNPKFIGILVTVAVLVSGGTYFALNKLLYITPFNWMQYQFRAMPQAKSDFFADGKTMREPVAGTVARGHMPYEYKDSTTQPAVPLENPLVSSEEVLKLGQKKYLTFCSPCHGNYGDGDSRLNQQFPNPPSLHTVKLQQWKDGNIYHVISNGQNVMPSYSHQLTVKEKWAVVSYIRALQKAKNASEADIQQYRKENASNGK, from the coding sequence ATGGAACGCACAACTAAATTACACGGCATTACAGCCCTGTTTGATACGCCCGATCAAATAATCCACGCTGCAGAGAAAGTTTCTCATTCAGGTTATAAAGATTTCGATGTCCACACTCCATATCCCGTTCATGGCATGGACGATGCAATGAAGTTGAAGCCTTCGAAACTCGGATATGTAACTCTCGTCTTCGGACTTTCAGGAGCTGCATTCGCATTGCTTCTGATGTGGTGGACGATGGTAGTGGATTACCCGATGAACATCGGTGGAAAACCGTTTTTCTCGCTCCCGGCATTTATTCCGGTCACATTTGAGTTGACCGTTTTATTTGCAACTCTTGCTACTGTAATCGGGATGATAACCTTCTTTTTCCGGTTCCCTGACAACAAACACCCTTTGCATGACACTCCATATATGCAGGCTGTCTCAAGGGACAAATATGGTGTTTTCATCGGAGCTGCAGATCCGAAGTTTAATGAGACAGAAGTTAGAGCCTTGTTTGCCTCACTTGGCAGCAAGACAGTTGACGAAGTCTATGAAATCGAAAAAACCTGGCAGGATGCATTTAATCCGAAATTCATCGGGATTCTTGTCACCGTGGCTGTTCTGGTTTCAGGAGGTACTTACTTCGCCCTCAACAAACTGCTGTATATCACACCGTTCAACTGGATGCAATACCAGTTTAGAGCCATGCCTCAGGCGAAAAGTGATTTCTTTGCAGATGGAAAAACGATGAGAGAGCCGGTTGCAGGGACTGTAGCGAGAGGTCACATGCCGTATGAATATAAGGACTCGACCACTCAACCTGCAGTGCCACTTGAAAATCCTCTTGTTAGCAGCGAGGAAGTTTTGAAACTCGGACAGAAAAAATATCTGACTTTCTGTTCTCCCTGCCATGGAAATTATGGAGATGGTGACAGCAGATTGAACCAGCAATTCCCGAATCCACCGAGTCTGCATACAGTTAAATTGCAGCAGTGGAAAGACGGAAACATTTATCATGTAATCTCCAACGGGCAGAATGTGATGCCTTCTTACTCACACCAGCTTACTGTAAAGGAAAAATGGGCTGTGGTATCTTATATAAGAGCTTTGCAAAAAGCCAAGAATGCTTCAGAAGCTGATATTCAGCAGTACAGAAAGGAGAACGCTTCAAATGGCAAATAA
- the nrfD gene encoding polysulfide reductase NrfD yields MNIDYSKELPLIQGRLSLGEIEDLIAKPMSEKPTKKYFFALSITLSLLMIGAVSLGLTFYYGIGLWGNNQPVGWAFDIVNFVFWVGIGHAGTLISAILFLLRQKWRTAIARFAEAMTIFAVMCAGIFPAVHTGRPWLDGWLLPHPNQHSLWVNFTSPLLWDVFAVSTYFTVSLVFWYIGLIPDFAVMRDRTTGKVKKFIYSLFSLGWRHSHRNWQHYEKSYVILAGFATPLVLSVHTIVSFDFAVSIMPGWHTTIFPPYFVAGAIFSGFAMVVTVLVFVRKVFDLENIITIDHLEKMNKVILATGMMVGYAYAMEFFVAWYSGVQFEQFVFINRAFGPYAWAYWIMVSCNVIFPQFFWVKKFRRSIPVMMVIVIFVNVGMWFERFVITVTSLHRDFLPSSWGYYTPTLYDFGLLLGSFGLFFTLVLLFVKAMPVVAISEIKAVADGAQPTHHGGDH; encoded by the coding sequence GTGAATATAGATTACAGTAAAGAACTTCCGTTAATTCAGGGGAGGCTATCTCTCGGTGAGATAGAAGACCTGATCGCCAAACCAATGTCGGAGAAGCCGACTAAGAAGTATTTTTTCGCTCTTAGTATCACGCTTTCCCTCCTGATGATTGGTGCGGTTTCGCTTGGATTAACTTTTTACTACGGAATTGGACTGTGGGGTAACAATCAACCTGTTGGTTGGGCGTTCGATATAGTAAATTTCGTTTTCTGGGTTGGTATTGGTCACGCCGGTACACTTATCTCCGCAATTCTTTTCCTGCTTAGGCAGAAGTGGAGAACGGCTATCGCCCGGTTTGCAGAAGCGATGACGATATTTGCGGTAATGTGCGCAGGTATCTTTCCGGCAGTCCACACGGGTCGTCCGTGGCTCGATGGCTGGTTGCTTCCGCATCCAAATCAGCACTCGTTGTGGGTAAACTTCACATCACCACTCCTCTGGGATGTGTTTGCAGTTTCAACCTATTTTACAGTTTCGCTGGTTTTCTGGTACATCGGTCTAATTCCCGATTTTGCGGTAATGAGAGACAGGACAACCGGAAAAGTGAAGAAATTCATCTATTCCCTTTTCAGTCTGGGATGGAGACATTCACACAGAAACTGGCAACATTACGAGAAATCGTATGTTATCCTCGCCGGATTTGCCACACCACTGGTTCTCTCGGTACACACAATCGTATCGTTTGACTTTGCAGTATCGATAATGCCCGGCTGGCACACAACGATATTTCCACCATACTTCGTTGCCGGTGCAATTTTCTCCGGTTTTGCGATGGTGGTAACTGTGCTTGTGTTTGTCAGAAAGGTTTTTGATCTGGAAAATATTATCACGATAGATCACCTCGAAAAGATGAACAAGGTTATTCTTGCGACAGGAATGATGGTTGGTTATGCCTATGCCATGGAATTCTTCGTTGCATGGTACAGCGGAGTTCAGTTTGAACAGTTTGTTTTCATAAACAGAGCTTTCGGTCCGTATGCCTGGGCATACTGGATTATGGTAAGCTGTAATGTTATTTTCCCTCAGTTTTTCTGGGTGAAAAAATTCAGAAGATCGATCCCTGTTATGATGGTTATCGTAATTTTCGTGAATGTGGGAATGTGGTTCGAAAGATTTGTAATCACAGTGACATCACTTCACAGAGATTTTCTTCCATCAAGCTGGGGATATTATACCCCGACACTTTATGACTTCGGTCTGTTGCTCGGCAGTTTTGGACTTTTCTTTACACTTGTCCTCCTGTTTGTAAAAGCAATGCCTGTTGTGGCAATTTCTGAAATTAAAGCCGTTGCAGACGGTGCACAACCAACACATCACGGGGGTGACCACTAA
- a CDS encoding 4Fe-4S dicluster domain-containing protein — protein sequence MSEHNKESNDQMNDSLWRSIEEYKAGGKLDESHYNEFMPGVKEEFDPHKSMTGISRRKFLALLSASAAFTAAGCSDYKEKGELMPYNKKPGEITIGEPNFYASTCAGCVHSCGILIKTREGRPIKVEGNPDHPVNAGKICAKGHASVMDLYDPQRITEPQSSRQGSYNSVSWQEVDKKVIDALNSLGGDEAAFISNRVTSPTAMKLMQELQEKYKGIKYYYYDLFSGENRISAWKKCYGEESVPAVISWEEADVILALEASLFGTDGNNLEQQRLIRSRRDVNNTKKFNRLYAAEANYSTTGASADYRLRIKPENYYDFVLTLMNEVSKRGKGKDLVPKELAGKLGEFTAESFVKKAGLAAKSAKSLNSLIGDLVSSKGKAIVFAGETVPADVHVLVNLLNEMTGGTSLYSMKTEDVYLHDYSSSGDIAELVKKMKSRKVKLVVNLESNPVYHFPKDLGFEEALKNVSTVVTLATLQNETTFSSTYVLPVNHNFESWGDAQVRSNVTSTMQPVIAPLYNTRQKEAILLQWLSGSADGYKETAYLDYLKSSWKSSWKGTGSFDKFWSGVIHDGVWINSDVKAETPKWTLKDVPAANPLPAGKISVILAESYALGDGRHSNNGWLQELPHPVSKITWDNYAAISEKTGKELGLKTNSLVEVSVNGKKVTLPVLLQPGLADNTVVVELGYGRTKCPVVALEVGKDASVFLKSLGEKVFTTATLAKVDGMYKLASTQDHHTYDETLIKDAHLKRKIIQEGTVKQYEKEPDFLHKGKHELISLYKPYDYPDVKWGMTIDLNKCTGCGNCSVACSIENNIPVVGKDQVLTGREMQWMRIDRYYSGTPEEPVAAYQPMMCQHCDNAPCENVCPVVATTHSPDGLNQMVYNRCVGTRYCSNNCPYKVRRFNFFDFRDHFANGYYYEEPVNLGNNPEVSVRPRGVMEKCTFCVHRIEDARSKALVDGRKLKGSDVKTACQEACPAEAISFGDLVEKDTDFKKFHDHNLAYHLLEELNVKPNVSYIARLWNTNTEEA from the coding sequence ATGAGCGAGCATAATAAAGAATCAAATGATCAGATGAACGATTCATTGTGGCGCAGTATTGAAGAGTACAAAGCCGGTGGAAAACTTGACGAAAGCCATTATAATGAATTCATGCCGGGTGTAAAAGAGGAATTTGATCCCCACAAGAGCATGACCGGAATTTCGAGAAGGAAGTTTCTTGCACTTCTGAGTGCATCTGCCGCATTCACAGCAGCCGGTTGCTCGGATTACAAGGAAAAAGGGGAGTTGATGCCCTATAACAAAAAACCGGGTGAGATAACAATCGGTGAGCCAAATTTCTATGCCTCCACCTGTGCAGGCTGTGTTCATTCGTGTGGTATTCTGATCAAAACCCGTGAAGGCAGACCAATAAAAGTTGAAGGCAACCCTGATCATCCTGTAAACGCAGGAAAGATTTGTGCCAAGGGACATGCATCCGTAATGGATTTGTATGATCCACAGAGGATTACAGAACCACAGAGTTCGAGACAAGGCAGTTACAATTCAGTAAGCTGGCAGGAAGTTGATAAAAAAGTGATTGATGCACTCAACTCTCTCGGAGGAGATGAGGCTGCGTTTATTTCAAACAGAGTAACCTCACCGACTGCAATGAAGCTTATGCAGGAATTGCAGGAGAAGTATAAAGGGATTAAATATTACTACTACGACCTTTTCTCCGGTGAAAACAGAATCTCGGCATGGAAGAAATGCTATGGCGAGGAATCTGTACCTGCTGTGATCAGTTGGGAAGAGGCTGATGTAATTCTTGCACTCGAGGCAAGTCTCTTTGGAACTGACGGTAACAATCTTGAACAGCAGAGACTCATCAGATCACGCCGCGATGTAAACAACACGAAGAAATTTAACCGACTGTATGCCGCCGAAGCGAATTACAGTACAACAGGTGCCAGTGCTGATTACCGTTTAAGGATAAAACCGGAAAACTACTACGATTTTGTTCTTACATTGATGAATGAAGTGAGCAAGCGTGGAAAAGGGAAAGATCTGGTTCCGAAGGAGCTCGCCGGCAAACTTGGTGAGTTTACCGCTGAATCATTTGTTAAAAAAGCCGGTCTTGCGGCAAAGAGTGCGAAATCACTCAACTCACTGATCGGTGATCTCGTTTCATCAAAAGGTAAAGCAATAGTCTTTGCGGGTGAGACAGTTCCTGCGGATGTTCATGTGCTGGTTAATCTCCTTAATGAAATGACAGGCGGAACTTCTCTTTACAGCATGAAGACAGAGGATGTTTATCTTCACGATTACTCATCGTCAGGTGACATTGCTGAACTTGTCAAGAAAATGAAATCGCGTAAAGTGAAACTTGTTGTAAACCTGGAATCAAATCCTGTTTACCATTTCCCGAAAGATCTCGGTTTTGAAGAGGCACTCAAAAATGTCAGTACAGTAGTGACACTTGCCACACTTCAAAACGAGACTACATTCTCTTCGACCTATGTTCTCCCGGTTAATCACAATTTCGAGAGCTGGGGTGACGCACAGGTCAGAAGTAATGTCACAAGTACCATGCAGCCTGTTATCGCACCGCTCTATAATACCCGTCAAAAAGAGGCAATCCTGCTGCAGTGGCTTTCAGGCAGTGCAGACGGTTACAAAGAGACTGCTTATCTCGATTACCTGAAATCGTCCTGGAAATCCTCCTGGAAAGGTACAGGCTCATTCGACAAATTCTGGTCGGGTGTCATCCATGATGGTGTTTGGATCAATTCCGATGTAAAGGCAGAGACTCCAAAGTGGACCTTAAAAGATGTTCCGGCTGCGAATCCGCTCCCGGCAGGAAAGATTTCTGTTATCCTCGCTGAAAGCTATGCTCTCGGAGATGGAAGACATTCGAATAACGGCTGGCTTCAGGAACTCCCGCACCCTGTATCAAAAATTACATGGGACAACTACGCTGCCATTTCCGAGAAGACCGGTAAAGAACTTGGCCTCAAGACCAACAGTCTCGTTGAAGTTTCGGTAAACGGAAAGAAAGTCACACTTCCTGTTCTGCTTCAACCAGGTCTCGCTGACAACACGGTGGTTGTGGAATTGGGATACGGAAGAACAAAATGTCCCGTTGTAGCACTCGAGGTTGGCAAGGATGCTTCAGTTTTCCTCAAATCGCTTGGTGAAAAGGTATTTACAACAGCCACGCTCGCCAAAGTTGATGGAATGTATAAACTTGCATCAACTCAGGATCATCATACATATGATGAAACGCTTATTAAAGATGCCCACCTGAAGAGAAAAATCATTCAGGAAGGGACTGTGAAACAGTATGAAAAAGAACCCGATTTCCTTCATAAAGGGAAGCATGAACTGATTTCACTTTACAAACCATACGACTACCCTGATGTAAAGTGGGGCATGACTATCGATTTGAACAAATGTACGGGCTGTGGAAACTGCTCTGTCGCGTGCAGCATCGAGAACAATATCCCTGTTGTAGGAAAAGATCAGGTACTCACCGGCAGAGAAATGCAGTGGATGAGAATCGACAGGTACTATTCAGGAACACCTGAAGAGCCTGTTGCAGCTTATCAGCCAATGATGTGTCAGCACTGTGACAACGCACCGTGCGAAAATGTTTGTCCGGTTGTCGCAACCACACACAGCCCTGACGGTTTGAACCAGATGGTTTACAACAGATGCGTCGGTACAAGATATTGCTCGAACAACTGTCCTTATAAAGTAAGAAGATTTAACTTCTTCGACTTCAGAGATCACTTTGCCAATGGTTACTATTACGAGGAACCGGTGAATCTCGGGAATAACCCTGAAGTATCGGTTCGTCCAAGAGGTGTCATGGAAAAATGCACATTCTGTGTTCACAGAATTGAAGATGCAAGAAGTAAGGCACTTGTGGATGGAAGGAAGCTTAAAGGCAGCGATGTAAAAACCGCCTGTCAGGAAGCATGTCCTGCTGAAGCAATTTCTTTTGGTGATCTTGTAGAAAAAGATACTGATTTCAAGAAGTTTCACGACCATAATCTTGCGTACCATTTGCTCGAAGAACTTAATGTCAAGCCAAATGTATCTTATATAGCAAGATTGTGGAACACTAATACGGAGGAAGCGTAA